In one Moritella sp. 5 genomic region, the following are encoded:
- the nrfD gene encoding cytochrome c nitrite reductase subunit NrfD: protein MNTFISAFTFDSLVWDWIIAVYLFLTGMSAGMVLISIHLKRKVIEGKASANGIIKATAILAPLGIMSGLTILIFHLTKPLAFWKILVYFNPTSVMSMGVILFQVYMVILFTWIAVMFKEELATLLQKLFKDRLAFVNPIVDKIAKFENALELFLALLAAMLAAYTGFLLSALKSYPMLNNPVLPVLFIFSSVSSGAAACLMLGVVGFKESFHSKSVKWIHSIERPVVVFELFVLLTFFTGLIFGGGQKEAAAMAAIGGDFWASWFWYGVVGTGMLMPLALNFFVPAQSRHNKVFVLLVTSLSLAGVLMLRTFILYAGQMTVV from the coding sequence ATGAATACATTTATAAGTGCTTTTACGTTTGATTCTTTAGTATGGGACTGGATCATTGCTGTGTACCTGTTTTTAACCGGCATGTCAGCAGGGATGGTATTAATTTCTATCCATTTGAAACGTAAGGTGATTGAAGGTAAAGCGTCAGCTAATGGTATTATCAAAGCTACCGCAATTTTAGCGCCGTTGGGGATCATGTCAGGCTTAACCATTCTGATCTTTCACTTAACTAAACCATTAGCGTTTTGGAAGATCTTAGTTTACTTTAACCCAACTTCTGTTATGTCGATGGGCGTGATCTTATTCCAAGTTTATATGGTTATTCTATTTACTTGGATCGCGGTGATGTTCAAAGAAGAGTTAGCGACATTACTTCAGAAGCTATTTAAAGATCGCCTTGCTTTTGTTAATCCTATTGTAGATAAAATCGCTAAATTCGAGAATGCGTTAGAGCTATTTTTAGCACTGCTTGCTGCGATGTTAGCCGCTTATACTGGCTTTTTATTATCGGCATTGAAAAGCTATCCGATGTTAAACAACCCTGTATTACCAGTGCTGTTTATCTTCTCGAGTGTGTCATCAGGTGCTGCGGCGTGTTTAATGCTGGGTGTTGTTGGTTTTAAAGAATCATTCCATAGTAAAAGCGTTAAATGGATCCACAGTATTGAACGTCCAGTTGTTGTGTTCGAATTGTTTGTGTTACTTACTTTCTTCACTGGTCTTATTTTTGGTGGTGGTCAGAAAGAAGCAGCGGCAATGGCTGCAATTGGTGGTGATTTTTGGGCATCATGGTTCTGGTACGGGGTAGTTGGCACAGGTATGTTAATGCCATTAGCGTTAAACTTTTTTGTGCCAGCTCAGTCGCGTCATAACAAAGTGTTTGTATTGTTAGTGACATCACTCAGTCTTGCAGGTGTGTTAATGCTACGTACATTTATTTTGTATGCGGGACAGATGACGGTCGTTTAA
- a CDS encoding heme lyase CcmF/NrfE family subunit, giving the protein MIPEIALFSLILGTLCAILGAAIPLFGIASKQPQLSRYSWPLSYGAFIAVATSIGLLAYSFTVDDFSVGYIAQHSNSQLPVFFKIAAVWGGHEGSLLFWVFSLSVWSAAIAFVNRNHNQVFISRVLIVLSLLTAAFGLFTLLASNPFSRLFPVPMQGRDLHPMLQDIGLIFHPPLLYMGYVGFSGAFAFAVAALTMPDINIPWPEWSRTWTLAAWVMLTGGIALGAWWAYYELGWGGWWFWDPVENASLLPWLTGTALVHSLIASEKRQALINWSLLLSIFTFSLSLLGTFVVRSGILTSVHAFAVDPTRGLVLLVILGICVVVPLTLFMLQSGKIKPLRLRSMVSREVLFLMLNSLLVVATLSILLGTFYPMVFQVFNLASISVGAPFFNTVFVPLALLCFVLMGISPFIHWKKTNFNGINTKLVLVWVSSVVVGSVASYLFNDSLSVFVSLVLILCAAVAMSSLFGGVSIRHLGMTVAHVGVAITAVGVLLVSYESTEVSAKMSPGSSVVLGDITVNYIETEWLVASNYTAEQAVLEVVDKDGHIVQLKPQKRHYPVRVMNMSEPAIHSSWLRDIYITMGEKIDRHSYAIRIQNRAFISWLWAGSIMMMLGGLLAIGQRYAK; this is encoded by the coding sequence ATGATCCCAGAAATTGCATTATTTTCGCTTATCCTTGGTACCTTATGCGCTATTTTAGGTGCCGCTATTCCTTTGTTTGGCATTGCGAGTAAACAACCGCAACTTAGCCGTTATTCATGGCCACTGAGTTATGGCGCATTTATCGCTGTGGCGACGTCAATTGGTCTACTTGCTTATAGCTTCACCGTGGATGATTTTTCTGTTGGTTATATTGCTCAACACTCTAATTCACAGCTGCCCGTCTTTTTTAAGATTGCCGCGGTATGGGGTGGGCATGAAGGATCATTATTATTTTGGGTGTTTTCTCTGTCTGTATGGTCTGCGGCTATTGCCTTCGTTAACCGTAATCATAACCAGGTTTTTATCAGTCGAGTATTAATTGTTTTAAGCCTATTAACGGCAGCGTTTGGCTTATTCACCTTGTTGGCCTCAAACCCGTTTTCACGTTTGTTTCCTGTACCAATGCAAGGACGAGATTTACATCCGATGTTACAAGATATTGGCCTTATTTTTCATCCTCCACTGTTGTATATGGGCTATGTCGGATTTTCGGGTGCGTTTGCTTTTGCGGTCGCTGCGTTAACGATGCCAGATATTAATATCCCTTGGCCAGAGTGGAGCCGAACTTGGACGCTTGCAGCTTGGGTTATGCTAACGGGAGGCATCGCACTTGGCGCTTGGTGGGCTTATTATGAACTGGGTTGGGGAGGCTGGTGGTTTTGGGATCCCGTTGAAAATGCGTCATTGCTGCCCTGGTTAACAGGTACTGCATTAGTGCATTCATTGATAGCCAGTGAAAAGCGTCAGGCCTTGATTAACTGGAGTTTACTACTGTCCATATTTACATTTAGCTTAAGTTTACTGGGTACATTTGTGGTTCGATCAGGGATCTTAACATCAGTGCATGCATTTGCAGTAGATCCAACTCGTGGACTTGTACTCTTGGTGATCCTAGGTATTTGCGTGGTGGTACCATTAACCTTGTTCATGTTACAAAGCGGTAAGATTAAACCTTTGCGATTACGCAGTATGGTTAGTCGAGAAGTATTGTTTTTAATGCTAAATAGTTTGCTGGTGGTTGCAACATTATCGATATTGCTCGGGACTTTTTATCCGATGGTATTCCAAGTATTTAATCTTGCGAGTATTTCGGTTGGTGCGCCTTTCTTTAATACCGTATTTGTCCCCTTGGCATTGTTATGTTTTGTGTTAATGGGTATTTCACCCTTTATACATTGGAAAAAAACCAACTTTAATGGCATAAACACGAAGCTGGTATTAGTTTGGGTATCTTCTGTTGTCGTCGGCTCTGTGGCTAGTTACTTATTTAATGATAGCTTGTCAGTGTTTGTATCACTGGTATTGATATTGTGCGCTGCAGTGGCTATGTCGAGTTTATTTGGCGGTGTGAGTATTCGCCATTTAGGCATGACTGTTGCGCATGTTGGTGTCGCTATTACAGCTGTTGGAGTACTGCTTGTCAGTTACGAATCGACGGAAGTAAGTGCCAAAATGAGTCCTGGTAGTTCTGTAGTTTTAGGCGATATAACCGTTAACTATATAGAGACTGAGTGGTTGGTCGCGTCTAATTATACCGCAGAGCAGGCGGTACTTGAGGTCGTTGATAAGGACGGGCATATTGTACAATTGAAACCACAAAAACGGCATTATCCAGTCCGAGTGATGAATATGAGTGAACCTGCTATTCATTCTAGTTGGCTACGTGATATCTACATCACCATGGGTGAGAAAATAGACCGTCATTCATATGCAATTAGAATACAAAATAGGGCGTTTATTAGTTGGCTATGGGCGGGAAGTATAATGATGATGCTTGGTGGCCTGTTAGCAATAGGACAACGTTATGCTAAATAA
- a CDS encoding cytochrome c-type biogenesis protein: MKLSSVYLFIFIILVVSPLSAKLQTEYNISSSVESQQSVEIFEFNSVGTQNRAINLARQLRCPQCRNQNLMESNSSIAKDLRLKVYLMVNEGKTDRQVIDFLTHRFGDVVLYKPKFEPRTYVLWLGPLFLIMLFGWCGYRKVTVSIAN, translated from the coding sequence ATGAAGTTGTCATCGGTGTATTTGTTTATTTTTATCATACTAGTTGTATCGCCTCTATCTGCAAAGTTACAAACAGAATACAACATATCATCGAGTGTTGAATCACAGCAATCGGTAGAAATATTTGAGTTCAATTCTGTTGGCACTCAAAATCGGGCCATTAACTTAGCACGCCAATTACGTTGCCCTCAATGCCGAAACCAGAACCTGATGGAGTCAAATTCCTCGATAGCCAAAGATTTGCGACTTAAAGTGTATTTGATGGTGAATGAAGGCAAAACCGATCGACAAGTGATAGATTTTCTGACTCACCGTTTTGGTGATGTGGTTTTGTATAAACCTAAATTTGAACCAAGAACTTATGTACTGTGGCTTGGACCCTTGTTTCTTATTATGTTATTTGGTTGGTGTGGTTATCGCAAAGTAACTGTATCAATAGCTAATTAA
- the nrfC gene encoding cytochrome c nitrite reductase Fe-S protein, whose protein sequence is MACSRRNLLIGAGAVIFTTGVSTVAIAKKSLVATQEDGDKRYGMVFDETACIGCTACTDACRETNNVPEGVSRLKIERSAPMGEYPDVDYTFSRISCQHCDNAPCVTVCPTGASYVDLKTGIVDVHGDKCVGCGYCLAACPYQVRFFHPETKSADKCNFCRDTNLKAGKLPACVESCPTNALTFGDLNDPTSEINKVIASNAVYRSKVELGTEPKLYKVADTKGEIKR, encoded by the coding sequence ATGGCCTGTTCTAGACGAAACTTATTAATAGGTGCTGGTGCGGTTATCTTCACCACCGGCGTCTCTACAGTCGCGATAGCCAAAAAATCATTAGTCGCTACGCAAGAAGACGGAGATAAACGCTACGGTATGGTTTTTGATGAAACGGCTTGTATTGGTTGTACTGCATGTACAGATGCCTGCCGTGAAACAAATAATGTGCCAGAAGGTGTTTCTCGCTTAAAAATAGAGCGTAGTGCGCCGATGGGTGAGTACCCAGATGTTGACTACACATTTAGCCGTATCTCGTGTCAACACTGTGATAATGCGCCCTGTGTGACAGTTTGTCCAACGGGTGCGTCGTATGTTGATCTAAAAACCGGCATTGTTGATGTGCATGGCGATAAGTGTGTGGGTTGTGGCTATTGCTTAGCTGCATGCCCGTATCAAGTGCGCTTCTTCCATCCTGAAACGAAATCTGCAGATAAATGTAACTTCTGTCGTGATACCAACCTAAAAGCCGGTAAATTGCCTGCTTGTGTGGAATCGTGTCCGACTAACGCACTGACCTTTGGTGATCTTAATGATCCAACGAGTGAGATAAACAAAGTGATTGCAAGTAACGCTGTTTATCGTTCGAAAGTAGAGCTCGGTACCGAACCGAAACTGTATAAAGTGGCAGACACAAAAGGGGAGATAAAACGATGA
- the nrfB gene encoding cytochrome c nitrite reductase pentaheme subunit: protein MGNVKLAIRTTISFLLFICIYGFNFSVTAESSDRQNVDPNTDSRHEVTFIRDSDYACTQCHKDSKETRQGTHGEKVVAEIGRDLKCVECHNSIGPDHRENPSQVTKFSAAQSQIGTHKTLLDFDAILKATGNCTECHTSERLQDKTWVHDVHAKKATCSSCHVIHADGEKEGMQALERKAQIAQCVDCHKDFNLKKEDKGE, encoded by the coding sequence ATGGGTAATGTAAAATTAGCCATACGTACAACGATTAGCTTTCTGCTGTTCATATGTATCTATGGTTTTAATTTCAGTGTTACTGCAGAGTCGTCAGATCGTCAGAACGTTGATCCGAATACTGACAGCCGACATGAAGTAACGTTTATTCGTGACAGTGATTATGCGTGTACGCAATGCCATAAAGACTCGAAAGAAACACGACAAGGTACGCATGGTGAAAAAGTCGTCGCAGAAATTGGCCGAGACCTTAAATGTGTTGAATGCCATAATTCGATTGGTCCAGACCACCGCGAAAATCCCTCTCAAGTTACCAAGTTCTCTGCAGCTCAATCTCAAATCGGCACACATAAAACCCTGCTTGATTTTGACGCTATCTTAAAAGCAACGGGCAATTGTACTGAATGTCATACATCAGAACGATTACAAGATAAAACGTGGGTACATGATGTCCATGCGAAAAAAGCCACTTGTTCATCTTGTCATGTGATACATGCCGATGGTGAAAAAGAAGGCATGCAAGCGCTAGAACGTAAGGCTCAGATTGCGCAATGCGTCGATTGTCATAAAGACTTTAACTTGAAAAAAGAAGATAAGGGAGAATGA
- a CDS encoding triacylglycerol lipase — protein sequence MKRIFTFFTLCLIVFSSQAKGFMNSSSYKGYTETKYPIVLVHGLFGFDSILGIDYFYGVTRALSRSGAEVYVAQVSAANTTEVRGEQLLAQVEEILAATGADKVNLIGHSHGGPTSRYVASVAPQYVASVTSIGGVNKGSRVADILRGEVPEGSVSEKLIASMANGLSKLITFLSRGGKLPQDTVAALEALTTKNSLKFNESYPEGVPTTACGEGDYVAGNGVYYYSWSGSSNFTNVLDPMDLALTLTGKAFNVPNDGLVSSCSSRLGKVIRDNYRMNHMDEVNQTLGLHHLFETDPKTLYRQHANRLKLQGL from the coding sequence ATGAAACGGATTTTTACATTTTTCACTCTATGTTTAATTGTATTTAGTAGTCAGGCTAAAGGCTTCATGAATAGTTCGAGCTATAAGGGCTACACAGAAACGAAATATCCCATTGTTTTAGTCCATGGGTTGTTTGGTTTTGATTCCATTTTGGGTATTGATTATTTTTATGGTGTTACTCGTGCTCTAAGTAGAAGTGGTGCTGAGGTGTATGTAGCCCAAGTATCTGCGGCGAATACTACCGAAGTTCGTGGCGAGCAGTTATTAGCACAGGTTGAAGAGATTTTAGCGGCTACTGGTGCTGATAAAGTTAACTTAATTGGTCACAGCCATGGCGGTCCAACATCGCGTTATGTGGCATCTGTAGCGCCACAATACGTGGCGTCAGTAACGAGCATTGGTGGTGTGAATAAAGGTTCACGTGTTGCAGATATTTTACGTGGAGAGGTGCCAGAGGGTTCGGTATCTGAGAAATTAATAGCTTCTATGGCTAATGGCTTAAGTAAGTTAATTACTTTTCTTTCTCGTGGAGGGAAGCTACCACAAGATACAGTTGCTGCATTAGAAGCGTTAACAACTAAAAACTCACTAAAATTTAATGAATCGTATCCAGAAGGTGTGCCTACAACCGCATGTGGTGAAGGTGATTATGTTGCTGGGAATGGGGTTTACTATTACTCATGGAGCGGTAGTTCTAACTTTACTAATGTGTTAGACCCAATGGATTTAGCGCTTACTCTGACTGGTAAGGCTTTTAATGTTCCAAATGATGGCCTTGTTTCTTCGTGCAGTTCACGCTTAGGTAAAGTAATTCGCGATAATTATAGAATGAATCATATGGATGAAGTTAATCAAACTTTGGGTCTTCATCATTTATTTGAAACTGATCCTAAAACTTTATATCGTCAACATGCTAACCGTTTAAAACTACAAGGTTTATAG
- a CDS encoding DMT family transporter — translation MRNNYKIWLGAVLAIFFWGSNFNAISALSPELTPITAAAIRFSIAVFALLILRLLSKHPESILSNKDKGYLLLLSIIGVFIQNSALFLAMRYTSAVNGSVIMANMPLAGLLLSALLLRTRITFYHIVGICISLFGVLLVITDGNWHQILLRKGDLLVVLALAGGCLYTILAKKWVPHVPVPQFVRWTLGLGLIQMLLTACWLESPVDVYQSMTLKDLVLLSYMGILGTLVAYFLWMKATQTIGPQKVTSMFNLIPMFTLLISMSMGTQPHLLQLTGITCITVGVIFANAYPSLKRIFISFKLQYTIKHSSLK, via the coding sequence ATGAGAAATAATTATAAAATCTGGCTGGGCGCGGTATTGGCTATTTTTTTCTGGGGGAGTAACTTTAATGCTATTAGTGCGTTGAGCCCAGAATTAACCCCTATCACAGCGGCTGCAATTCGTTTTTCGATAGCGGTGTTTGCCCTCCTTATTCTACGCTTATTATCGAAACATCCTGAATCGATACTGTCAAATAAGGACAAAGGCTATCTGCTGTTGCTCTCTATTATTGGGGTGTTCATCCAAAACAGCGCCTTGTTTTTGGCTATGCGGTATACTTCGGCTGTCAACGGGTCTGTTATTATGGCGAACATGCCACTCGCTGGTCTGTTGCTTTCGGCACTATTATTACGTACTCGGATCACCTTTTATCATATCGTTGGTATCTGTATTAGTCTGTTTGGTGTGTTGTTGGTGATCACCGATGGAAACTGGCACCAGATACTCTTGAGGAAGGGTGATCTTCTCGTTGTTTTAGCCTTGGCTGGTGGTTGTTTGTATACAATTCTGGCGAAAAAATGGGTACCGCATGTACCTGTACCTCAGTTTGTCAGGTGGACATTGGGACTCGGACTAATACAAATGTTATTAACTGCTTGCTGGCTTGAATCCCCTGTTGATGTTTACCAAAGCATGACACTGAAAGATCTCGTACTACTGTCCTACATGGGGATTTTAGGTACTTTAGTCGCTTACTTTTTATGGATGAAGGCAACTCAAACAATTGGACCACAGAAAGTAACATCTATGTTTAATCTTATTCCTATGTTTACTTTACTGATTAGCATGTCCATGGGCACCCAGCCTCATCTATTACAGTTAACTGGGATTACCTGCATTACTGTCGGAGTCATTTTTGCTAATGCTTACCCGTCACTGAAACGGATATTCATATCGTTTAAACTGCAATATACAATTAAACACAGTAGCTTAAAGTAA
- the nrfA gene encoding ammonia-forming nitrite reductase cytochrome c552 subunit, translating into MASIYKTLKPASGVTVLLVTLLLGASSSTVFAADQVSEKLEPRNEKFEQAHPDQYKTWKATSESKEIEDALQDDPNMVIMWAGYGFSKDYNKARGHFYAIDDIRNTLRTGGPTNAKSGPMVMSCWSCKGPDVARFIEENGEDAYFSGKWAKGGAEVVNAIGCADCHDTRSDAFKNGEPALKLTRPHVERAMEAIGKPFAEQGRLDQQAQVCAQCHVEYYFTGPTKAVKFPWDKGTSVDQMEEYYDEIGFKDWTHKLSKTPMLKAQHPGYETWREGIHGKNNVTCVDCHMPKVKNADGTVFTDHKVGNPFDRFQDTCANCHTQTKEMLQDVVKTRKQQVQEMKLLAEKQIVAAHFEAKAAWDVGATQAEMDEIQLNIRHAQWRWDYAIASHGVHMHAPEVALRILGTALDRATDARTQLVRLLAKKGITEPVAIPDISTKELAQKALGMDMDKMNKEKAEFLKTLVPKWEAEAEKREATY; encoded by the coding sequence ATGGCTAGTATATATAAAACTCTAAAACCAGCCTCAGGCGTTACAGTTCTGCTCGTGACGTTATTGCTTGGTGCTAGCAGTAGTACTGTATTTGCTGCTGATCAAGTATCAGAAAAATTAGAACCACGTAATGAAAAATTCGAACAAGCCCATCCAGATCAGTATAAAACCTGGAAAGCGACTAGCGAAAGTAAAGAAATAGAAGATGCATTACAAGATGATCCAAATATGGTCATCATGTGGGCAGGTTATGGTTTTTCTAAAGACTATAATAAGGCTCGTGGTCATTTCTATGCAATTGATGACATTCGTAATACCTTACGCACAGGTGGACCAACGAATGCGAAGAGTGGCCCAATGGTCATGTCTTGCTGGAGTTGTAAAGGCCCTGACGTAGCACGCTTTATTGAAGAAAACGGTGAAGATGCTTACTTCTCGGGTAAATGGGCTAAAGGTGGCGCTGAAGTGGTCAATGCAATTGGTTGTGCCGATTGTCATGATACCCGTAGTGACGCATTTAAAAATGGTGAACCGGCGCTAAAACTGACTCGTCCACACGTTGAACGAGCAATGGAAGCAATTGGCAAGCCATTTGCAGAGCAAGGTCGTCTTGATCAACAAGCGCAAGTTTGTGCGCAATGCCACGTAGAGTACTACTTCACTGGTCCAACAAAAGCCGTTAAATTCCCATGGGATAAAGGTACTTCTGTTGACCAAATGGAAGAATATTATGACGAAATTGGCTTTAAAGATTGGACACACAAGCTGTCTAAAACGCCAATGTTAAAAGCACAGCATCCTGGTTATGAAACATGGCGCGAAGGTATTCACGGTAAAAACAACGTAACATGTGTTGATTGTCATATGCCTAAAGTGAAAAACGCAGACGGAACAGTGTTCACGGATCATAAAGTGGGTAACCCATTTGACCGTTTCCAAGATACGTGTGCAAACTGTCATACACAAACGAAAGAAATGCTACAAGATGTTGTTAAAACGCGTAAACAGCAAGTTCAAGAAATGAAACTGCTGGCTGAAAAACAAATCGTTGCAGCGCACTTTGAAGCAAAAGCAGCTTGGGATGTCGGCGCAACACAAGCTGAAATGGATGAGATCCAACTTAACATCCGTCATGCACAATGGCGCTGGGATTATGCAATTGCCTCTCATGGTGTGCACATGCATGCTCCTGAAGTTGCATTACGCATATTAGGTACAGCGTTAGACCGTGCAACAGATGCACGAACTCAATTGGTTCGCTTACTTGCTAAGAAAGGTATTACAGAACCAGTAGCGATCCCTGATATCTCAACAAAAGAGCTTGCACAAAAAGCTCTTGGTATGGATATGGACAAGATGAATAAAGAGAAAGCTGAATTCTTGAAAACACTTGTACCAAAATGGGAAGCTGAAGCAGAAAAACGCGAAGCGACTTATTAG
- a CDS encoding substrate binding domain-containing protein, whose protein sequence is MKQLIEIDRQQLEGHIKITAPMNMTQAWLKHCIYDFYLKHPSISIDLQVQNEKINLTAEQVDVAFRVGDAQETDWIARDLWQSSFALCASTLYLDQHPTIHHPSNLLDHKLLSVSTSPRWIMRHKQTREVYEISTEFSFKSNDVLLVRDAVKEGMGISWMPPYYFNGEQHKGHGLVPILPDWCGQDRQVILMYRDRDKQPARVQAFIQHVFDWKAEQPAMYSAN, encoded by the coding sequence GTGAAGCAACTTATTGAAATTGACCGGCAGCAACTTGAGGGGCACATTAAAATTACAGCGCCAATGAATATGACACAGGCCTGGCTCAAACACTGCATCTATGATTTTTACCTGAAACATCCGTCCATCAGTATCGATTTACAGGTACAGAACGAAAAGATTAATCTCACCGCCGAGCAAGTCGATGTCGCATTCCGAGTTGGAGATGCTCAGGAGACAGACTGGATTGCTCGTGATCTCTGGCAAAGCTCATTTGCTCTTTGTGCATCGACCCTTTATCTGGACCAACACCCCACTATTCATCACCCTTCAAATTTACTGGATCATAAATTACTGTCAGTCAGTACCTCCCCCAGATGGATTATGCGTCATAAGCAAACTCGCGAAGTTTATGAGATCAGTACTGAGTTTTCGTTTAAATCAAATGATGTGTTGTTGGTCAGGGATGCTGTTAAAGAAGGTATGGGAATCAGCTGGATGCCACCTTATTACTTTAATGGAGAACAGCATAAGGGTCATGGATTGGTACCGATACTACCAGACTGGTGTGGCCAAGACCGCCAAGTTATTTTGATGTACCGGGATAGAGATAAACAGCCTGCTAGAGTTCAGGCATTTATTCAGCATGTGTTCGACTGGAAAGCAGAGCAACCAGCTATGTATTCGGCGAACTAG
- a CDS encoding lipase secretion chaperone yields the protein MKKIVLTLVVLIVVVTAIFIYTDNTNKQMQAQSFQSKSQQDTAIDSTFDRDTFEYFLSGLGEVELDDLQAKFIQFNSQRPADSQIDKALFQQYINYKTYLQTLESNASSDEFGLEDLMALNDLLLAAQLKFFTPEQQKDLFADENQLRTMTLKKLALQQVAASEEEFDVLWQQELQLLPEEEQVVYKNAALMGSLADTKGLDTQEKYLIRQDLVGDEGAQRLAELDEKNNAFSTQLDDYLVERQVLMADDNLTDEELEFAITDLREVRFSTAQLRRIKALERIHDVNTES from the coding sequence ATGAAAAAGATCGTATTAACGCTGGTAGTTTTAATCGTAGTCGTTACTGCGATCTTTATCTATACGGATAACACGAATAAGCAAATGCAAGCGCAATCGTTCCAGTCAAAATCACAGCAGGATACTGCTATTGATTCAACATTTGATCGCGATACATTTGAATATTTTTTATCGGGATTAGGTGAGGTTGAGTTGGATGATTTACAAGCGAAATTTATACAGTTTAATTCGCAGCGTCCTGCTGACTCACAAATAGATAAGGCATTATTTCAGCAATATATTAACTATAAAACCTATTTACAGACGCTAGAATCTAATGCTAGCTCTGATGAATTTGGTTTAGAGGATCTGATGGCGCTAAATGATCTATTACTTGCTGCTCAGCTTAAGTTTTTTACACCTGAACAACAAAAAGATCTGTTCGCAGACGAAAACCAACTTAGAACGATGACATTGAAAAAACTAGCACTCCAGCAAGTCGCAGCATCGGAAGAGGAGTTTGATGTACTATGGCAACAAGAATTACAGTTACTTCCTGAAGAAGAACAGGTAGTGTATAAAAATGCGGCCTTAATGGGGTCGTTAGCAGATACGAAAGGGTTGGATACGCAAGAAAAGTACTTAATACGTCAAGATCTGGTGGGGGATGAAGGAGCACAACGTTTAGCTGAATTAGATGAAAAAAATAATGCGTTTAGTACCCAGCTTGATGATTATTTAGTTGAGCGCCAAGTGCTAATGGCGGATGACAACTTAACGGATGAAGAGCTTGAATTCGCGATAACAGACTTACGTGAGGTCCGTTTTTCTACTGCACAATTGCGTAGGATTAAAGCATTGGAGCGCATTCATGATGTTAATACAGAATCATAG